In Oncorhynchus nerka isolate Pitt River linkage group LG21, Oner_Uvic_2.0, whole genome shotgun sequence, the following are encoded in one genomic region:
- the LOC115142496 gene encoding UPF0575 protein C19orf67 homolog: protein MEQGELKNYLGSSPDTDNVAHVECCALAPSCCDQRYSTGYADWEFTSSCQDINRKHHQRFRTIERQLQYLLDKADEYQAHLLYRHDNLQKEHFAHVVPTFLRTCQPYFTYLESTARSSLPRSTLLPMYIRSRFLDFSQQLCERLEQLVLTYASFDFLSLEETDPASVSHFYIGKCQIDSVGLSIYRYCRLTPYLAGVHTGLYKRMRWNVERPRESLQQETDGEMEGHPEEDKPVAGNERATNTEYYFLCYEDVPEEPAEGGDGEGKGETVAMGNMVKMWTIGQWIQTYPDPVRDDIYDWVLCWVPQARYHRLLWLGEEEPSACNATDCLLGVLFSQQTPVEGPSRETETSHCSSTAFGHNMFSMI from the exons ATGGAACAGGGGGAGCTGAAAAATTATCTTGGATCATCACCAGACACAG ACAATGTGGCGCATGTAGAGTGTTGTGCTTTGGCGCCCTCGTGTTGCGACCAAAGGTACAGCACAGGGTATGCTGATTGGGAGTTCACGTCGTCATGCCAGGATATCAACAGGAAGCATCATCAGAGGTTCCGAACCATTGAGCGGCAACTCCAGTACCTGCTGGATAAGGCGGATGAGTATCAGGCACaccttttatacag GCATGACAACCTGCAGAAGGAACACTTTGCTCACGTGGTGCCTACTTTCCTGCGGACCTGTCAGCCCTACTTCACTTACCTGGAGTCGACCGCTCGCAGCTCCCTGCCCCGGAGCACGCTTCTACCCATGTACATCCGCTCACGA TTTTTAGACTTCTCCCAGCAGCTCTGTGAGAGGCTGGAGCAGCTGGTCTTGACCTATGCCTCCTTTGACTTTCTCTCACTGGAAGAGACTGATCCGGCAAG tgtCTCCCATTTCTACATTGGCAAGTGTCAGATAGACAGTGTGGGGCTGTCCATATACAGGTACTGCCGTCTCACCCCGTACCTGGCTGGGGTCCACACTGGCCTGTACAAACGCATGCGCTGGAATGtggagagacccagagagagcctGCAGCAGGAAACGGATGGCGAGATGGAGGGACATCCAGAGGAGGACAAGCCAGTGGCAGGGAACGAGAGAGCCACCAACACAGagta CTACTTCCTGTGCTATGAGGACGTCCCTGAGGAGCCTGCTGAGGGGGGCGATGGAGAGGGAAAAGGGGAGACTGTTGCTATGGGCAATATGGTCAAGATGTGGACAATCGGTCAGTGGATCCAAACGTATCCTGACCCCGTGAGGGACGACATCTACGACTG GGTGCTATGCTGGGTTCCGCAGGCTAGGTACCACAGGCTGTTGTGGCTGGGAGAAGAGGAGCCCTCTGCTTGCAACGCTACTGACTGCCTGCTGGGGGTGTTGTTTTCTCAACAGACCCCAGTGGAAGGTCCCAGTCGTGAAACCGAGACGAGCCACTGTTCTAGTACTGCCTTTGGCCATAACATGTTCTCAATGATTTAA